The Longimicrobium sp. genome segment CCGCGCGGAGATACGGTCGTACCCACCACGGGAGCATCGATGAGCAAGCACCTTAATCGCATCCAGATTGATCCCACGATCTGCCACGGAAAGCCGACCGTGCGGGGCCTCCGCTATCCCGTCGAGTTGATTCTGGATCTGCTTAGTGCGGGGATGACGCACGAGGAG includes the following:
- a CDS encoding DUF433 domain-containing protein, which gives rise to MSKHLNRIQIDPTICHGKPTVRGLRYPVELILDLLSAGMTHEEILADYEDLEREDILAVLEYAAHLSRVKRIDPLAA